The Diospyros lotus cultivar Yz01 chromosome 15, ASM1463336v1, whole genome shotgun sequence genome has a window encoding:
- the LOC127791879 gene encoding uncharacterized protein LOC127791879: MAMQTGIATSKVLVLVGAGLTGSVILRSGQLSDLISQLLELIKGVNEAEISPEKYDSALLAAQIRQLAQEIRELTAARPITIFNGNSTSTGSFASYLLPAAALGAMGYCYMWWKGWSISDVMFVTKHNMANAVATVSKQLEHVTEALSSTRRHLTKGLENLDWKLDEQKETSKLIANDVIEVRSDLSQIGYDIEIIHQMVNGLEGKIELLENKQDMTNSGLWYLCQVAGGIKDGPSTNVLKDVEAKLTDNSKLTVEGKSLKGLQFIVESNEPSPVEKPNKIIDATNNPAKGISTMKTRIHRSYPVGIAAARDFLGAGM; this comes from the exons ATGGCGATGCAAACTGGGATTGCGACCTCCAAAGTTCTAGTCCTCGTCGGAGCAG GTTTGACTGGTTCAGTTATTTTGAGGAGTGGGCAATTGTCTGATCTCATTTCCCAGCTTTTGGAGCTAATAAAGGGTGTAAATGAAGCTGAAATCTCACCTGAAAAGTATGATAGTGCACTTCTTGCAGCTCAG ATTCGACAATTGGCACAAGAGATCAGGGAACTAACTGCAGCCCGTCCTATAACTATTTTCAATGGAAACTCTACCTCCACTG GGAGTTTTGCTTCTTATTTGCTTCCGGCTGCTGCACTTGGAGCTATGGGATATTGTTACATGTGGTGGAAG GGCTGGTCCATATCCGATGTTATGTTCGTAACAAAGCATAATATGGCAAATGCTGTTGCAACTGTATCAAAACAGCTAGAGCATGTGACTGAAGCATTGTCT TCCACAAGAAGGCATTTGACAAAAGGACTGGAAAACCTGGATTGGAAGCTGGATGAGCAGAAGGAAACATCTAAGCTCATTGCAAATGAT GTAATTGAGGTGAGATCAGACCTCAGTCAAATTGGTTATGATATTGAAATAATCCATCAGATGGTGAATGGGTTG GAGGGAAAGATCGAGCTTCTTGAAAACAAGCAG GATATGACTAATTCTGGTCTGTGGTATCTTTGCCAAGTAGCTGGAGGCATCAAAGATGGGCCAAGTACTAACGTTTTAAAG GATGTTGAGGCCAAGTTAACAGACAATTCAAAATTGACAGTCGAAGGGAAATCGCTGAAG GGGCTCCAGTTCATAGTTGAATCAAATGAGCCAAGTCCAGTAGAGAAACCAAACAAAATTATTGATGCCACAAACAATCCTGCCAAAGGTATTTCAACCATGAAAACAAGAATTCACAGGTCCTATCCAGTTGGAATTGCTGCGGCTCGGGATTTCTTGGGTGCAGGCATGTGA
- the LOC127791878 gene encoding protein IQ-DOMAIN 33 — MGITGELVRSVFFKSKAKNSSVEKRKWRSSVRTYLCGDEFNSVLAEEDSDSAFARSSAATITHSVLESSEASIAQPCLESSEATVTQPIAEELAERSEIQSKEEMAKEKKNSTAKLFRRDDAAIVIQSAFRHFLARRRNEAIRSVDGSASAPSVGTSIEVQTGNSTEVFSTREEISTIQHRSQQKTRVPMLKPKEDWDDSTVSSNISKMRIQNRLEATTRRERALAYAFSQQLRICSKKNQTRSEGVETNVGWSWLERWMATRLPESSPFENHAWKQLEQMNITHRSMVRKRLFDVAGEEKESCGSNEVSVQIDSVSVSATVEDKDDSGQTRSRLRATRSISKRKTAPSYHCPQASKRDGSWEDEKDKRQRQKQAQAAGGSKGDIKCKDASLLLSPDAAAAGSASSKLGS; from the exons ATGGGCATTACTGGGGAGCTGGTGAGAAGTGTTTTCTTCAAGAGTAAA GCAAAGAACAGTTCAGTGGAAAAGAGAAAATGGAGGAGCTCAGTGAGAACTTATCTCTGTGGAGATGAGTTCAATTCAGTTCTTGCTGAGGAAGATTCAGATTCAGCCTTCGCAAGGAGCTCTGCTGCAACCATTACACATTCGGTGCTCGAGAGCTCGGAAGCATCCATTGCTCAGCCATGTCTGGAGAGCTCCGAGGCCACTGTGACACAGCCAATTGCAGAGGAATTAGCTGAAAGAAGTGAAATTCAGAGCAAAGAAGAAATggcaaaggagaagaagaactCAACTGCGAAGCTTTTTCGCCGAGACGATGCAGCGATAGTGATCCAATCGGCATTTAGACACTTCCTG GCTAGGCGGAGAAACGAAGCGATCAGGTCAGTGGATGGAAGTGCGAGCGCACCATCCGTTGGGACATCGATTGAAGTTCAAACCGGAAATTCGACTGAGGTATTCTCAACTCGAGAAGAGATTTCGACGATCCAGCACCGTTCACAGCAGAAAACCAGGGTTCCGATGTTAAAGCCAAAG GAAGATTGGGATGATAGCACCGTGAGCAGCAACATATCGAAGATGAGAATTCAGAACAGGCTGGAGGCGACGACCAGGCGCGAGAGAGCGTTGGCTTATGCGTTTTCCCAACAG CTACGAATCTGTTCGAAGAAGAACCAGACCAGATCGGAAGGCGTTGAGACTAACGTCGGCTGGAGCTGGCTGGAGCGGTGGATGGCCACTCGGCTTCCAGAAAGCTCCCCTTTCGAGAACCATGCATGGAAGCAGCTCGAGCAAATGAACATCACCCATAGATCGATGGTCAGGAAGAGGCTTTTCGATGTGGCGGGGGAAGAAAAGGAGAGCTGCGGATCTAATGAAGTGTCGGTTCAGATCGATAGCGTTTCAGTTTCTGCAACGGTAGAGGATAAGGATGACTCTGGACAGACTAGGAGTCGCCTCAGAGCCACCAGAAGCATATCGAAACGAAAAACCGCTCCAAGCTACCACTGCCCGCAG gcgagcaagagagatgggTCGTGGGAAGATGAGAAAGACAAGAGGCAGAGGCAGAAGCAGGCTCAGGCTGCTGGAGGAAGCAAGGGAGACATCAAATGCAAAGATGCTTCATTGCTACTATCACCTGATGCTGCTGCAGCAGGCAGTGCGAGCTCAAAATTGGGTTCTTGA